A genomic stretch from Solanum stenotomum isolate F172 chromosome 8, ASM1918654v1, whole genome shotgun sequence includes:
- the LOC125875072 gene encoding probable transcription factor KAN2 isoform X2 gives MELFPAQPDLSLQISPPNNKSSSTTTTWKTTSSNNNNTDRDEMDLFFLRRALESKPDNNNTLFELSLSNPNYKPSHTQLINSSHFHPLQNNNFIHQQNQQQQLSFLRPIRGIPLYHQNPLPLSHHHNNYPIFAHQTFENTTTTTATATTPTLPIHSSGYCITSFNNNSNKTIPNSSPTTIPFHHSNHQGGLMRSRFLSRFPKRTMRAPRMRWTSSLHARFVHAVELLGGHERATPKSVLELMDVKDLTLAHVKSHLQMYRTVKTTDRAAVPASSGQSEVFDNGSSGETSEDLMPDMETSRKSDLSDQQGKNSMHLQEIDYHGLWSNSSRESWQLHGKHGDYSGNIPSLEKTVKNQHIDLEAKCLSYDRLSGEVSSSSITETSPKKPNLEFTLGRPSG, from the exons atggAGCTATTCCCAGCACAACCAGACTTATCTTTACAAATAAGTCCTCCAAACAACaaatcatcatcaacaacaacaacatggaAGACAACGAGTAGTAATAACAACAATACTGATCGAGATGAGATGGACTTATTCTTCTTGAGAAGAGCTTTAGAATCAAAACCTGATAACAACAATACTCTTTTCGAGCTTTCTTTATCTAATCCTAATTATAAACCTTCTCATACTCAGCTAATTAACTCTTCCCATTTTCATCCCCTCCAAAACAACAACTTCATCCAccaacaaaatcaacaacaacaacttagTTTCTTGAGACCTATAAGAGGAATTCCATTGTACCATCAAAACCCTCTTCCTCTTTCTCATCATCATAATAACTACCCAATATTTGCTCACCAAACCTTTGaaaatactactactactactgcTACTGCAACAACACCTACATTACCTATTCATTCTTCTGGTTATTGTATTACTAGTTTTAATAACAATAGTAACAAAACTATACCTAATTCCTCACCAACAACTATCCCTTTTCATCACTCTAATCATCAAGGTGGGCTAATGCGATCTAGATTTTTATCAAGGTTTCCTAAACGTACCATGAGAGCGCCACGGATGCGATGGACTAGTAGTCTTCATGCCAGATTTGTTCATGCTGTTGAGCTCTTGGGTGGCCATGAAA GAGCAACACCCAAATCAGTTCTTGAGCTAATGGATGTGAAAGATCTCACTTTGGCACATGTTAAATCCCATTTACAG ATGTATAGGACGGTTAAGACTACTGATAGAGCAGCAGTTCCAGCTTCTTCAG gcCAATCTGAGGTATTCGATAATGGGTCTTCTGGGGAAACTTCAGAGGATTTAATGCCTGACATGGAAACTTCAAGAAAGTCTGATTTATCTGATCAACAAGGCAAAAATAGTATGCATCTTCAAGAGATAGATTATCATGGTCTTTGGAGCAACTCTTCAAG AGAAAGTTGGCAGCTGCATGGCAAACATGGTGACTACTCTGGGAACATCCCATCTCTTGAG AAAACAGTGAAAAATCAGCATATAGATTTGGAAGCAAAATGTTTAAGCTATGATAGATTATCAGGAGAAGTGAGCTCTTCAAGCATAACAGAGACAAGTCCAAAGAAGCCTAATTTGGAGTTCACTTTGGGAAGGCCTTcagggtaa
- the LOC125875072 gene encoding probable transcription factor KAN2 isoform X1, producing the protein MELFPAQPDLSLQISPPNNKSSSTTTTWKTTSSNNNNTDRDEMDLFFLRRALESKPDNNNTLFELSLSNPNYKPSHTQLINSSHFHPLQNNNFIHQQNQQQQLSFLRPIRGIPLYHQNPLPLSHHHNNYPIFAHQTFENTTTTTATATTPTLPIHSSGYCITSFNNNSNKTIPNSSPTTIPFHHSNHQGGLMRSRFLSRFPKRTMRAPRMRWTSSLHARFVHAVELLGGHERATPKSVLELMDVKDLTLAHVKSHLQMYRTVKTTDRAAVPASSGQSEVFDNGSSGETSEDLMPDMETSRKSDLSDQQGKNSMHLQEIDYHGLWSNSSSRESWQLHGKHGDYSGNIPSLEKTVKNQHIDLEAKCLSYDRLSGEVSSSSITETSPKKPNLEFTLGRPSG; encoded by the exons atggAGCTATTCCCAGCACAACCAGACTTATCTTTACAAATAAGTCCTCCAAACAACaaatcatcatcaacaacaacaacatggaAGACAACGAGTAGTAATAACAACAATACTGATCGAGATGAGATGGACTTATTCTTCTTGAGAAGAGCTTTAGAATCAAAACCTGATAACAACAATACTCTTTTCGAGCTTTCTTTATCTAATCCTAATTATAAACCTTCTCATACTCAGCTAATTAACTCTTCCCATTTTCATCCCCTCCAAAACAACAACTTCATCCAccaacaaaatcaacaacaacaacttagTTTCTTGAGACCTATAAGAGGAATTCCATTGTACCATCAAAACCCTCTTCCTCTTTCTCATCATCATAATAACTACCCAATATTTGCTCACCAAACCTTTGaaaatactactactactactgcTACTGCAACAACACCTACATTACCTATTCATTCTTCTGGTTATTGTATTACTAGTTTTAATAACAATAGTAACAAAACTATACCTAATTCCTCACCAACAACTATCCCTTTTCATCACTCTAATCATCAAGGTGGGCTAATGCGATCTAGATTTTTATCAAGGTTTCCTAAACGTACCATGAGAGCGCCACGGATGCGATGGACTAGTAGTCTTCATGCCAGATTTGTTCATGCTGTTGAGCTCTTGGGTGGCCATGAAA GAGCAACACCCAAATCAGTTCTTGAGCTAATGGATGTGAAAGATCTCACTTTGGCACATGTTAAATCCCATTTACAG ATGTATAGGACGGTTAAGACTACTGATAGAGCAGCAGTTCCAGCTTCTTCAG gcCAATCTGAGGTATTCGATAATGGGTCTTCTGGGGAAACTTCAGAGGATTTAATGCCTGACATGGAAACTTCAAGAAAGTCTGATTTATCTGATCAACAAGGCAAAAATAGTATGCATCTTCAAGAGATAGATTATCATGGTCTTTGGAGCAACTCTTCAAG CAGAGAAAGTTGGCAGCTGCATGGCAAACATGGTGACTACTCTGGGAACATCCCATCTCTTGAG AAAACAGTGAAAAATCAGCATATAGATTTGGAAGCAAAATGTTTAAGCTATGATAGATTATCAGGAGAAGTGAGCTCTTCAAGCATAACAGAGACAAGTCCAAAGAAGCCTAATTTGGAGTTCACTTTGGGAAGGCCTTcagggtaa